One window of Myxocyprinus asiaticus isolate MX2 ecotype Aquarium Trade chromosome 4, UBuf_Myxa_2, whole genome shotgun sequence genomic DNA carries:
- the LOC127440132 gene encoding membrane-spanning 4-domains subfamily A member 4A-like isoform X2 — protein sequence MSHKVISADNATVVIQINPQVAQDSVISDDGQDEIYHNRVLKGFLKVQPKSLGIVQIMIGVVTFLFGIVLTISVDRFSNISVYSGITYWGSLIYISAGSLSVAAENKVHPCLVKASLGMNVFSAITAGLAIILMSIEIATGPLIYRNCYLDYSDSHYEQSLCSNFEIHSQGISGIFLVFSILQFIISICISAFACKATCGRDSTVVNVLLNQRDAESQ from the exons ATGTCCCACAAGGTCATATCAGCTGACAATGCTACAGTTGTCATCCAAATAAATCCACAGGTGGCACAAGACAGTGTTATTTCTGATGATGGACAAGATGAAATATATCATAATAGGGTTCTTAAAGGATTTCTCAAAGTACAACCAAAGTCACTGGGG ATTGTCCAGATAATGATTGGAGTGGTCACCTTTTTATTTGGTATTGTACTCACCATCAGTGTTGACAGATTCAGTAATATTTCTGTCTATAGTGGCATAACCTACTGGGGATCTCTCATT TACATCAGTGCTGGCTCTCTGTCTGTTGCTGCAGAGAATAAAGTCCATCCATGTTTG GTGAAAGCCTCTCTTGGAATGAATGTGTTCAGTGCCATAACTGCAGGGTTAGCCATTATTCTGATGTCCATAGAAATAGCAACTGGGCCACTGATCTATCGAAATTGTTATCTTGATTACAGTGACAGTCACTATGAACAGTCACTTTGTTCAAATTTTGAg ATTCATAGTCAGGGGATCAGTGGAATATTTCTGGTGTTCTCCATTCTTCAGTTCATCATCTCTATCTGCATCTCTGCATTTGCCTGCAAAGCCACCTGTGGCAGAGACTCTACAGTGGTCAATGTTTTACTAAACCAG AGGGATGCTGAGTCACAGTGA
- the LOC127440132 gene encoding membrane-spanning 4-domains subfamily A member 4A-like isoform X1, with protein MYIQVTSRTFPRMSHKVISADNATVVIQINPQVAQDSVISDDGQDEIYHNRVLKGFLKVQPKSLGIVQIMIGVVTFLFGIVLTISVDRFSNISVYSGITYWGSLIYISAGSLSVAAENKVHPCLVKASLGMNVFSAITAGLAIILMSIEIATGPLIYRNCYLDYSDSHYEQSLCSNFEIHSQGISGIFLVFSILQFIISICISAFACKATCGRDSTVVNVLLNQRDAESQ; from the exons ATGTACATACAGGTGACATCCAGAACTTTTCCTAGAATGTCCCACAAGGTCATATCAGCTGACAATGCTACAGTTGTCATCCAAATAAATCCACAGGTGGCACAAGACAGTGTTATTTCTGATGATGGACAAGATGAAATATATCATAATAGGGTTCTTAAAGGATTTCTCAAAGTACAACCAAAGTCACTGGGG ATTGTCCAGATAATGATTGGAGTGGTCACCTTTTTATTTGGTATTGTACTCACCATCAGTGTTGACAGATTCAGTAATATTTCTGTCTATAGTGGCATAACCTACTGGGGATCTCTCATT TACATCAGTGCTGGCTCTCTGTCTGTTGCTGCAGAGAATAAAGTCCATCCATGTTTG GTGAAAGCCTCTCTTGGAATGAATGTGTTCAGTGCCATAACTGCAGGGTTAGCCATTATTCTGATGTCCATAGAAATAGCAACTGGGCCACTGATCTATCGAAATTGTTATCTTGATTACAGTGACAGTCACTATGAACAGTCACTTTGTTCAAATTTTGAg ATTCATAGTCAGGGGATCAGTGGAATATTTCTGGTGTTCTCCATTCTTCAGTTCATCATCTCTATCTGCATCTCTGCATTTGCCTGCAAAGCCACCTGTGGCAGAGACTCTACAGTGGTCAATGTTTTACTAAACCAG AGGGATGCTGAGTCACAGTGA